The Chloroflexota bacterium region CAAATAAGCGCCCGCCTGTGAAGCCTGAGTGGTTGTTTGCGCCCCCAATAATAGAATAATGGCAACGATGAGGGGGATGATTTGCCATATACGTCGTTTCATCAAGTTTTCCTTTTTGAGTTCCTAAGGTTTACGTACTTCCGCAAGAGAAAGCCTGAAAATAGGGGTGGGTGGAAAGTATTGCAGCCCACACACCCCTATTTTCGGCTACTACTCACTCGCCGCAATAGGCGAAGTTATGAGTGGTTTCACCAGACCAACTCTCGTTGTAGAATGTATCCTCAGTTCTGACTTTGTAAACGAGGGAACCTGCAAAGCCACCCGTCTCGATGCCAACCTTGCTTACCCAGCGATCGCCATCTTTCTGCATCTCGATCCACGACCAGCCTTCTTCGTTGTGGTTGAACCAGAATTCGGCCCACACCACACCGGATGAATCCGTGATACCAGCCTCACCAAAAATGGTGCAGCCTTCCCAGATATGAGTCACGTAATTGATGGTTGGGCCGTTCGTATCTGCCGGAGCAGGAGGTTTAGTGGGGGTAGGTGTTCTTGTAGACGGCGGCAATGGGGTTTTCGTGGCTGTCGGAGGATCTGATTGATAGACTTCAACAAAAGCTGCATAGTCTGTGGAGCTGTTATCCAGCCCGACGACTTGTAGTTGATAGTTGCGGCTTTCCAGCGGGCATTCCGTCTGGGTGCCGCTGGCATTGACCAAAGCACCTTCATAGTAGACCGTCTGGAAATCCCCGGAGACTTTCCAGTTGAGCGTGGTACATGCCCCGGCGTTGATATAAGGTGGTGCGGACCAAAATTCGACCGATGACTCAGTGTAGGGTGTTGGCGTGGATGTATAGGTAAGCACATCGGGTGGCAGAGTGATGATGGGCAACGAAGCGGTCGGTGTATTTGTCGGCACTTTTTCAATTTCTTCCTCCGGTCGGCAGGTGACAATACAAATCCGCACCGACGCTGTAGCGCCGCCAGCATTGGCTGTGATAATGTATTCGCCTTCACCGGGGGGCTGCCAGGAGTGGTCAACTCGCACCAGACGGGTGCTATTATCTGTAGTAAGCGGCTGTAATTCCGCGGTGGGTAGAACATCGCCACCTACACTGACGGTTATACCGCTGACTCCATCTGGGCTGGCAGCGTAAACC contains the following coding sequences:
- a CDS encoding Ig-like domain-containing protein, giving the protein MTKKQMITLNILLLIALIAGGCEYGPESLAQVPEGLEAGPQAWVEFPLDGETLDMGPIPIVVYAASPDGVSGITVSVGGDVLPTAELQPLTTDNSTRLVRVDHSWQPPGEGEYIITANAGGATASVRICIVTCRPEEEIEKVPTNTPTASLPIITLPPDVLTYTSTPTPYTESSVEFWSAPPYINAGACTTLNWKVSGDFQTVYYEGALVNASGTQTECPLESRNYQLQVVGLDNSSTDYAAFVEVYQSDPPTATKTPLPPSTRTPTPTKPPAPADTNGPTINYVTHIWEGCTIFGEAGITDSSGVVWAEFWFNHNEEGWSWIEMQKDGDRWVSKVGIETGGFAGSLVYKVRTEDTFYNESWSGETTHNFAYCGE